In Thermodesulfobacteriota bacterium, the genomic stretch AGCCATCTGAAGATATTATAAGGGCGGTCATGGGGATTTCTACCGCTGTCCAACATTGAACTTAGGGCAAAACGCATGGACATAGGGTCAACTCCTTCCATCATAGCGTGCTCAATTAACTGTATTACTGCCTTATCAATGCCGACCTCCGGCGACAGTACCCTATACGCCGCGAGTATGTGTGAAGTTAATTCAAGATGACCTCTGGATGGCACGTCCTCTATGAGTTTAGTTCTTCTCCCGGTGGTTCTAATAAGACGCGAGTATCTAATAATAAAAGAAATGCTTCTCTTCTTCGCTGTGTACGGATTGATTAGAGGGCTCTTAGAATTGGCGATGTTTGGAGGTATAGCACTAGGCGTTAAATTCACAATTTATCACAACGTTACTCATTTAGGGTTAGTCATAATATATTGAGTCCCAGACGATGACACAGAGTGACATTCAATGCATTCAGTAACCTTACCGGCCAGAGTTATAGTCTCTCCATCCCTTTCCATTTTCATCGGCTTACCATCCGGTGCAAACTTTACCCAGAACCAGTTTCCGTGTTGAGGGTCAAAAGGCACCAAGTTATACATAACAGTAATGGCTTCAAGCGTTTTATCCTGCATGTAATTTTCCATTACAATAATTGTTCCAGGTGGTAGCTCATTTTCCTTTTTGAGAACCGCTTCATAACCGATGGAATTTATATATGTGGTAAGTAGGGCACCGTGTGGGGTTGGCCCTTTGTATAAAGCCTCTTTTCCAGGCCACATTTTCCAGTGCTCTCTATAATCCTCTGTCTGTATAAGGCTCCAGAGCTCAGCAGCTATCTCTGGGGGTACCTTTATAGCTTCTTCCTTTGCATGCTCTTCATGCATCTTCTCGACCTTTTCTTCAATTTCAGAAACCACATCCTCTGATTTCTCTTCCTTCATTTCGGTGTCTTCACCGCTCTTTGTTGGACCTTCCTGACCCTTACACCCAGCATAGAAGAAACCGATCGTCATAACAACAATTAACATAAGCTTATACATTTAAAACCCCCTTTTAACTAATTATCGATGGATTTTATCTTACATCGTATTTCCTGCTTATTGAAGATAGATACTAAGTTTTCTTAGAGTAGGTGCGGTAAGGGAAGTGATAACACTATATCCCAACTACAGATTTTTCTGCAAAACGGATATTATGTCTTATATGACTCAATAGACCATTTCATTCTCCTTATGAAGTCCGTGCCTAAACCGAACAAAGGATAGACGGGACATTCCTGTCCCGCATTCTAATCGAATAAACTTCCCTAAATCCGGGGTTGGAAAACCCCGGCTATCGGGTGGTGGGAGGATACTAAATTTTTTTAGAATCGTGTAAGAATATTTTTTTATTCAAGTGAAAATGTGATGTAACCCCTCCTTAAGTTATTACAGAAGTGCCACAAGTGATTTATTCGGATTCCTTAAAAATTGTCCTTGACTCGCACTAAACCGTGATTAATTTCTATCTACAGTAAAAAAACTAATTTAGGAGGTAGTTAGCATGAGATTAGGATTATCCGTTTGGGAACCTTATAAGGGTCTAAATTTATTTGGTGAGACTTTTCAAAAAATGTTTGATGATACAGCCAAGACTCTTTCTAGATTTGGAATTGAAGATCTCGGCGCCGGGACCTGGGCACCAAGGGTAGATATATATGAAACTGAAGATAATTATATCGTAAGTGCCGATCTTCCAGGTATAAAGAAAGAGAACATTGGAATCGATCTCAAAGATAACATACTCACAATAAGGGGGGAAAAGAAATTTGAGGAGAAGTCTGATAAAGATAATTATGTGAGGGCAGAGCGCAAATATGGAAAGTTTGTCAGAAGCTTTAGCATATCGGATAATGTTGACACGGAGAAGATCAGGGCCAATTATAAAGATGGTGTCCTGGAGATCACGATTCCGAAGAGAGAAGAAGCAGCAACCAAGCAAATTAAAGTGGAAGTCAAATAATATATAATTTAACTCTAAACTACATGCTACCCCGTCTTATAAACGGGGTAGCATTAGGCATAGTATTTACACGTTGGGATTTGGTTTAGTATCAACTACGTAGATAAAAATTGAGTTTGCTTCTTGTTAAAACACCTTTTCGGATTTATAATTACCTTTTCTAATTCCATAAACGGTAAGGGATCAGGGAACGGGGCGAGGAAGATATGAAACTAAAAATTCTCTTCTTTTTATTGTCCATTGTAACAGGATTTTGGGTTACTTATCCGGCCTATAGCCTTACAACTTCTTTAATAATCACTCTGGGTATAGGTGCCATTACCCTTGGCGTAATAATCGGAATAGAGCTAGTTATTAAAAATTTCCCAACAAATTCGACTTTAGGATTATCAATCGGCATCGTAACAGCGTCGCTTACTTTCTTTGCGATCATAGAGATTATACACGCTTTGAATATTTCACCGGATATATCTAAGTACATTTCTGTGTTCATTTTTATATTGCTTTTTTATCTAGGCATATCTCAGGGGATAAAAAAAGGCTATGAAGCTGATCGACAGGGAAGAAGGGTTACTGCTAAAAGCGGACCATCCAGCACAAAGATTCTAGACACTAGCGCTATCATAGATGGAAGGATCGCAGATGTGGCTGAAGCTGGGTTTATCGATGGGGTCCTGTTAGTGCCTAAATTCATAATAAAAGAACTTCAGTACATAGCTGATTCCACTGACCCCATCAAACGCGTGAGAGGCAGGCGAGGGCTCGATGTTCTCAAAAGGATGCAGCAAGAGATTCCAAACGTTGTTATAAAGATAACGAGTCACGATTTTCCGAAGATTAATGAAGCTGATTTAAAACTTGTTGAACTCGCAAAGAGGTTAAAAGGGGTAATAGTGACTAACGATTATAATCTAAATAAGGTAGCTGGACTTCATGGGGTAAAGGTACTTAATCTCAATCAATTATCCAGTGCCCTCAAGCCTGTGGTGTTGCCTGGAGAGGCTCTGACCATAAGTGTTGTCAAGGAAGGGAAGGAGGAAAATCAAGGTATAGGTTATCTTGAAGACGGAACTATGGTTGTCGTTGATGATGGTAAAAGGTACCTAGGTAAAGATATAGATGTTTCTGTTACCAGTGTCCTTCAAACCCCTACCGGACGTATGATATTCTCCAAGGTTATTGAACGAGGTATGGTCTCTGGATTAAAAGCCTGAACAAATTACAACCATTTTGTTTTCTTAATTTTCCCAGACTGATCACCATTATCTAGACAAATTGCCGATCAGTTAGGACCGAGCGATTTGGCCGCCGCAAAAATCAGTCATATTTAATCAAGAAATTAAAACCGTTCGATTGTACGGTGGATTACGATAGAGAAGAAGTCAGTTCGATAGACGATGACTGATCATATGACATAAATTGAAAAAGTTACCGACTTTAGCAGTATACTTTAGTTATGTTAACTTGTGAGGTATTCAATGTTTCGTGTAGGTATTGGGTACGACGTGCATAAGTTTTCCGAAGGGAGCAGACTTATTCTCGGAGGAGTCGAGATACCCTTTGAACTGGGACTTCAAGGATACTCAGACGCTGATGTTCTTACTCATTCGATCTGTGATGCTATACTTGGTGCACTTGGAGAGCCCGATATAGGTAGTAAATTTCCTGATACTGACCCAAGATACAGGAATATTTCTAGTTTAATTCTGTTAAGGGAAACAGTCGTATTATCCAAATCCAAGGGTTTCAATATTGAAAATGTGGATAGTGTAGTTGTTTGTGAGAAGCCTAAGATTGGAAATTACGTTTCACAAATCAGAGGAAAACTATCGACGATTCTCGAAATATCAGAAGATTGCATCGGAGTCAAGGCAACAACTACAGATGGCATCGGTTTTACAGGGAGGGTTGAAGGCATTGCTGCTCATACGGTTGTTCTGATTAAGAAATTTGATGGTTAAATGAACTCGATTTTCTTAAAATATCCTATACTACCTCCACTAATCGGGTATATAGCTGGGATATTTATAAGTGAAAATTTGGGCTACGAATGGATTTTTATCCTTTTTATCTCACCAATACTCGGGCTGCTGTCTTTATTTTTTGCGGATCTTAGATTTCTCTTGTTTATACCCCTCGGAGTTCTGTTTTCAATAAGTCTCACCCCACCCGAAGATCACATTGCAAACTTTGTTGGAAATGAAATTGACCTTTTGGGAACTTTATATAGATCCCCAGAGAGTAGAATAGAGGGTTCAAGGTTGTTTGTTGACGTTCGGGAGATTGTAGTAAAGGGTAAGAAAGAGTCGGCAACAGGAAAGGTGATCATTAATACTAAACAGAGAATTCGTGGTTTATCTCGAGGGGATTATGTAAGGGTTGTAGATACTGTTTTAAAGCCATATAGAACATTTAAGAATCCCGGGAATTTTGATATCAAGCGTTATTATGGAAGGCAGAAGATATATGCCTATGGATTCGTTTCCGGAATGGATTCGATAATTTTATTTGAGCCAAAACTAACGCCTTTTTACTCTCTAAGGACAATAGATAAGGCTAGAACCAGGTTTGGGGATTTTGTAAGACACAGGTTTCCTCAATCTGAGGGAGAGATACTGAACGCAATCACAATTGGAGATCAGGGAGGAATGCCAAACGGGCTGAGAGATCTTTTTTCAGCAACTGGTATTGCTCATCTGCTCTCTATATCCGGACTGCATGTAGGGGGTGTAGCGCTTGCTTTCTATTTAACGATAAAATGGATTCTGAAAAGGTCGGAGTATCTCTTGATTAGGTGGCAGGTCCCAAGGCTTACTGCTGGACTAACCATAATACCTTTATTCATCTACATGGCAGTAGCGGGATGTGCTACTCCCGTAGTAAGAGCATTTTTAATGATTGCGGTTTATCTTATGTCAGTGGTACTTGGTAAAGAGGAAAATAAATTGAATACGCTAGGCGCTTCTGCGTTTATAATTTTGCTGTGGCAACCATGGGCGCTTTTTCAACTCTCATTTCAACTCTCTTTTGCCGCTGTTTTGGGAATTATATTTGTCAATAGGTTTTATCCATTAAAAGTCGGTAGCTTCTCCGAAAAGATAATCTCAAGCTCTAAGATAACATTGGGTGCCTCGTTTACAACTATACCCTTAATCGTGAATTCCTTCAGTATTTTATCATTGATATCACTGCCCGCTAATTTAATATTTGTACCCCTGGTTGAATTCTTAATAGTTCCCCTAGGGTTGATTTCATTTTTGGTGTTCTCTGTAAATGAGTACTTAGCAATGCCATTTCTCACTCTCAATGTTTATCTGATTAGAATTCTTATCTTTGGAATAGAAAAGCTCGTTGAGATACCTTTTGCTTCTTTAACGGTTACATCTTTAGGAATTACGGGTTGGCTTATGTATATATTGATAATTCTGGTTGTTTGTTTTAAGAAGGTTTTCCCAAATCTCAAATATGTTTTGCCATTTTTTATTGTAGGGTTGATTATGGCGATGACTATTAGTAAAGTGAGTAACTCTAAAAGTGGGTATCTAGAATTAGATTTCATAGACATTTCAAATAGGAATATAGTCTTCGTTAAGCTTCCTCAAGAAAAGACAATTCTCGTCGATGGCGGTTATTCCTTCTTCAATATGGGTGGTTATATGGAAAGAAGCGTAATTTCCCCTTTTCTTCTGAATTCTGACGTTACGACCATCGATTATCTAATTTTAACTACATTGGACAAGGATCATTTAGAGGGTGTCAAATACTTGTTACGGAGATTTGAGGTTAAAAGACTCTGGACAAATGGAGTAAAGTTGGATGGAGAGCTCTGGAAATTGGTCAAAGGTAAGAATATAAGCTGGAAGAATCTCATGGATGAAGTTGAAAATTTTGAAATAGAGGGTGTTCGGATCGAATTTTATAAACCCAGGGGTTATTATAAAATTGCAGATTCCTCTCGACCCTATCCACTTATATTTAAGTTAACATTTGGAAACATAAATTATCTATTGGGAGAGTCTTTAGGAGACTTATCTGTGCAACGGGAATTGATCGATATTTACCATAATAGGATTCAATCGAACGTGCTATATATTCCTCAATTAAAGGGTAATTTAAGGTCATTTAATGATTTTTTGAATATCGTCTCACCAGAGATCTTGATAGTTAATCGTGGAAAAGATAGTCTTAGAAAATATCTTGATAAAAATGTGCCAAATTTCGACACTCATAGGAAGTCGAAATTCGTTGAAACTACAAAAGAGGGGATGGTTGCAATAAGTACAGACGGCAGGGAGATTAGGAAGAGGACTTTCAATAATGGCGATTTGTTGTAGATAGCTTATAAACCAAATATTCTTTTATGTTTCTAAATGTACTGCAATCGGTAAAGGGTAAGAAGCTGGTTACAATCAATTTATTAAGATGTAAAATACTATACAACGTAAAGGATTTGCAATTTGGGATCTTAGCTTTCGTGCTAACCCCGGAACGTTGAGGATCCGTTTTAGCTAATGGAATGGGCCATGGATCATGAAAAAGATCATTCTTATTTTAATAGTTTTGGTAGTCCTGATTCTCTTTTTTTTCTTGCCCGCCGAGGACGACACGACCGAGATAGAATCTATATTTGATGGAGTTCTTAAAGCAGGTAAGGAAAAAGACTTAGAAGGAGTGATGGATCACTTTTCCATTAATTATAGAGATGAATACGGGGCGACCTATCCTGTTGTAAAAAACGTCATAGAGGGTTTCTTTGCCAAATATGACGGTTTTGATGGTAATTATAGCGAATTAAAGGTGTCGATTAACGATTCAGATAAGGAAAAAATGGCAGTGGCAAACCTTGATTTTTATGTTAATGGGATCAAAACCGGCAAGTCAATTCCAATATTTGGAAATGCGGTATTACCTGAGAACGTGACTGTTACCCTTGAGAAAAATACCTTTGGTGATTGGAAAATCAAAAATGTTGAAGGGCTGAGCATTGATGAATAGGGCGTTTTGGCTCTAAGATGATCCGGGATCCGTCTTTTATTAGTCTATATATTCTAATCTTCCCAGTATAAAATCATTCAGGACTTCTATATCGGTGTTTTGTGCTTCGTTTACGGTACCCTCAAAGATTATTCTTCCGTTGTAAAGAAAAGCAATTCTATCCGAAATTTCAAGAGCGCTCTTCACATCGTGGGTAATGATAACTCCTGTGATGCCGAATTGCCGCTGCATGTTTCTTATGAGGTGGTTTATTCTGCTGATGTTGGGAGGATCCAGGCCCGTTGTTGGCTCATCATAGAGCAAAATCTTGGGGTTCATGGCCATTGCCCTTGCAAGCCCCACCCTCTTTTTCATACCACCGCTTAGATCTGAAGGTAGTTTATCTTCAATTCCCGGAAGCCCCACAAGCTCTAAGTTTGTTGAGACAATTTCGTTGATTTCTTCTTCTGAATGTTTATTGCCCTCCCTCAGGGGATATGCAATGTTTTCGGCAACCGTAAGGGAATCGAAAAGTGCAGCGCCTTGGAAGAGCATACCGATTTTTTTTCTGACATGAACTAATTCACTCTCATCCATTGGGACTATGTTTTCATTTTCTATAACAATTTCTCCTTCATCTGGCTTCATAAGACCGGTAATCTCTTTGAGCAAAACACTTTTGCCCGATCCGCTTCCGCCCAGCACCGTAATGTTTTCGCCCTTTCTTATAGAAAGATTGACACCAGTGTGTACTTGTCTTGAATCGAATGACTTATGAACGTTTTTGAGCTCTATTATGTAATTTTCATTCATTGCTAGAACTTAGATATTGGACCTAGATATATTCGTATAATATTAAATAGTTCTACCGGGCTTTTTGGTACGTATATAATAAATAAATTCTATATGCTTGTAAAAATATAATG encodes the following:
- a CDS encoding cytochrome P460 family protein — encoded protein: MYKLMLIVVMTIGFFYAGCKGQEGPTKSGEDTEMKEEKSEDVVSEIEEKVEKMHEEHAKEEAIKVPPEIAAELWSLIQTEDYREHWKMWPGKEALYKGPTPHGALLTTYINSIGYEAVLKKENELPPGTIIVMENYMQDKTLEAITVMYNLVPFDPQHGNWFWVKFAPDGKPMKMERDGETITLAGKVTECIECHSVSSSGTQYIMTNPK
- a CDS encoding Hsp20/alpha crystallin family protein codes for the protein MRLGLSVWEPYKGLNLFGETFQKMFDDTAKTLSRFGIEDLGAGTWAPRVDIYETEDNYIVSADLPGIKKENIGIDLKDNILTIRGEKKFEEKSDKDNYVRAERKYGKFVRSFSISDNVDTEKIRANYKDGVLEITIPKREEAATKQIKVEVK
- a CDS encoding PIN domain-containing protein, with the translated sequence MKLKILFFLLSIVTGFWVTYPAYSLTTSLIITLGIGAITLGVIIGIELVIKNFPTNSTLGLSIGIVTASLTFFAIIEIIHALNISPDISKYISVFIFILLFYLGISQGIKKGYEADRQGRRVTAKSGPSSTKILDTSAIIDGRIADVAEAGFIDGVLLVPKFIIKELQYIADSTDPIKRVRGRRGLDVLKRMQQEIPNVVIKITSHDFPKINEADLKLVELAKRLKGVIVTNDYNLNKVAGLHGVKVLNLNQLSSALKPVVLPGEALTISVVKEGKEENQGIGYLEDGTMVVVDDGKRYLGKDIDVSVTSVLQTPTGRMIFSKVIERGMVSGLKA
- the ispF gene encoding 2-C-methyl-D-erythritol 2,4-cyclodiphosphate synthase, whose translation is MFRVGIGYDVHKFSEGSRLILGGVEIPFELGLQGYSDADVLTHSICDAILGALGEPDIGSKFPDTDPRYRNISSLILLRETVVLSKSKGFNIENVDSVVVCEKPKIGNYVSQIRGKLSTILEISEDCIGVKATTTDGIGFTGRVEGIAAHTVVLIKKFDG
- a CDS encoding DNA internalization-related competence protein ComEC/Rec2, which gives rise to MNSIFLKYPILPPLIGYIAGIFISENLGYEWIFILFISPILGLLSLFFADLRFLLFIPLGVLFSISLTPPEDHIANFVGNEIDLLGTLYRSPESRIEGSRLFVDVREIVVKGKKESATGKVIINTKQRIRGLSRGDYVRVVDTVLKPYRTFKNPGNFDIKRYYGRQKIYAYGFVSGMDSIILFEPKLTPFYSLRTIDKARTRFGDFVRHRFPQSEGEILNAITIGDQGGMPNGLRDLFSATGIAHLLSISGLHVGGVALAFYLTIKWILKRSEYLLIRWQVPRLTAGLTIIPLFIYMAVAGCATPVVRAFLMIAVYLMSVVLGKEENKLNTLGASAFIILLWQPWALFQLSFQLSFAAVLGIIFVNRFYPLKVGSFSEKIISSSKITLGASFTTIPLIVNSFSILSLISLPANLIFVPLVEFLIVPLGLISFLVFSVNEYLAMPFLTLNVYLIRILIFGIEKLVEIPFASLTVTSLGITGWLMYILIILVVCFKKVFPNLKYVLPFFIVGLIMAMTISKVSNSKSGYLELDFIDISNRNIVFVKLPQEKTILVDGGYSFFNMGGYMERSVISPFLLNSDVTTIDYLILTTLDKDHLEGVKYLLRRFEVKRLWTNGVKLDGELWKLVKGKNISWKNLMDEVENFEIEGVRIEFYKPRGYYKIADSSRPYPLIFKLTFGNINYLLGESLGDLSVQRELIDIYHNRIQSNVLYIPQLKGNLRSFNDFLNIVSPEILIVNRGKDSLRKYLDKNVPNFDTHRKSKFVETTKEGMVAISTDGREIRKRTFNNGDLL
- a CDS encoding ABC transporter ATP-binding protein produces the protein MNENYIIELKNVHKSFDSRQVHTGVNLSIRKGENITVLGGSGSGKSVLLKEITGLMKPDEGEIVIENENIVPMDESELVHVRKKIGMLFQGAALFDSLTVAENIAYPLREGNKHSEEEINEIVSTNLELVGLPGIEDKLPSDLSGGMKKRVGLARAMAMNPKILLYDEPTTGLDPPNISRINHLIRNMQRQFGITGVIITHDVKSALEISDRIAFLYNGRIIFEGTVNEAQNTDIEVLNDFILGRLEYID